ATTCCAGGCGACCCCCAGAGCGCGTAACTGCTCAGCGACAGCGACAGCGACTTCCCGTGCGAGCTCAGGGTCGCCGGACGCACCCAGGGCCATCGCTCCGGGCAGTAGCGTCACGTCCGGCCAGTCCAGCCCGTTGAACCGCCCGCCTTCCTGGTTGACCATCAGCATCAGCGGATCTGCACCGAGCGCCGAGGCGAGAATCCTGCGCAGGTTCGCTCCAGCAGGCACTGTCGACTTGGTCAATCGGCCCAAACCCGTACCGAACCACGCCTGGATGCGCCGTGCCTCCGAATCAAATATCAGAGGTCGGAATCCGGGCCGGAGCAGCTTACGTACAAGTGCCACGAGCTGGAAATCGTCGAACCGGGAGAATGGGCTGTTCCCAGGATCGTCCTTCCGGAGTCGTGGCGTGCCGCCGCGCGGACGCAACGAAACTCCAGCTTCGCGTAATTGCCCGCGCACGTAGCCATAGGAACGACCCATCTCGGCAGCGATCCACCGTATGGGCCAACCGTCGCTGTAGCGTGCACGAATATCGCTGGCCGCAGAACTCGTCATGGCGCTCCAAAGCTGAAGGGGTTCGGGAGTTTGAAGTTTGTTGCCGCCGCTGTGGTCAGGTGAAATTCACGCCCTTCCTCGTGCGGAAACCGTTGGTCATATGGAAGAGCCGGTCACCTCGGGTTCCGAGGGTGCGCATGGCCCGAGCGGGGCTGGCGCCACATCGGCCAGAAGGTTGGGCCATCGTGCGGCAGCCGGATCGGCGCACGGTGCATGAGTCGGTAGCCGTGACGTGCGAAGAGATCCCGGCTGCCGGGACTCGTTGCCACGAGATACGAGGAAATGCCTGCGGAGTCGAACGTGGCGTGTCGATGGCGCAGCAAGGCGGTACCCAGGCCGCTGCGTTGACGGTCAGGTGTGACGCCCAGGTAGCCGAGGCGGTGATGTCGGATGGCGGGGCTGTGCGCGGCGAGCACGGCCTCGGCTTGGCGGATGCGTTCGCCAGCAGGGCTGTGGGCGTGAGCGCGGCTGAGGAAGGTGACCAGGCTCGGTAGAGTGCTGGTACTCGGATACCAGATGCCGGCAGCGCTTCGGTCCTCGACGGTGTAGACCATGCCGCCGCCATTGCCGAGGACGTAGTCGATCAGCCCGGCGCAGAGCTCGGCGAAAACGGCACGGCGGGCGTCGTCGTCTGGGATGAACCATGCCGTGTCCGGTGTGTTGACCAGCGCGCTGACGAGCGTGCTGGTGAGAGGCGGCGCGTCGGCAAGGGCGGCATGCCGCACGCTGACGTGCGCGGTGGTGCGCATGGAGATGCGACTCCTTACGTTTGTTTGTCCTGCCCGCCGCCACGCCCTCCCCGGCAGCGACGACGGGCAGGGGCCTCAGACGCGCCAGACGAACTGCAAGTCCTCCGGCGTAGCGCCGATTCCGACGGAGGCTAGGGTGTGCGCGAAAAGCGCACCCCACGCCGGCTCGGTTACACCTTCAGCAGGAGCGAGGCCGCGCCGTTCCAGTGCCTCGTACGTCAATCGCTCGACCGTCGCCGCGTCGACCAGCTGCATCCGGCATCCGCACGCCGAGCGATAGCAGCGTCGCCGGTCAACAGATTCGAGCGGACATAGCGGCAGATCACAGCCGTTGCACACCAACCGACCCCACAACGGGTAGAGGTGGCTAGGCGTGTTCCTGCCCCCTACCATCGCGGCAAGGATCTTCAAGGCGTGCAACCGGGAACGGCATGCCGACCGGCCGCACCCACAACCCTG
This DNA window, taken from Micromonospora sp. FIMYZ51, encodes the following:
- a CDS encoding GNAT family N-acetyltransferase; the encoded protein is MRTTAHVSVRHAALADAPPLTSTLVSALVNTPDTAWFIPDDDARRAVFAELCAGLIDYVLGNGGGMVYTVEDRSAAGIWYPSTSTLPSLVTFLSRAHAHSPAGERIRQAEAVLAAHSPAIRHHRLGYLGVTPDRQRSGLGTALLRHRHATFDSAGISSYLVATSPGSRDLFARHGYRLMHRAPIRLPHDGPTFWPMWRQPRSGHAHPRNPR